One window of the Triticum dicoccoides isolate Atlit2015 ecotype Zavitan chromosome 3B, WEW_v2.0, whole genome shotgun sequence genome contains the following:
- the LOC119276274 gene encoding SCY1-like protein 2, with translation MSLNMKTLQQALAKASAVIEKTVTTTVQEVTGPRPLQDYELLDQAGSGGPGLAWRIYTARPRDAAASTPYPVVSVWVLDKRALSEARARAGLSRAAEDAFLDLARADAARLVRLRHPGVLHVVQALDETKAAMAMVTEPLFASVSNALGCLDNVGKVPKELKGMEMGILEIKHGLLQVAETLDFLHNNAHLAHRAISPETVFITSSGSWKLGGFGFALSVDQATGGLASSQQFHYSDYDVEDTALPLQPSLNYTAPELVRSGDSKVGSTCDIFSFGCLAYHLVAHRPLLDCHNNVKMYMNSLTYLTSEAFSNVPTDLVADLRNMLSVDAASRPSAMAFTGSSFFRHDTRLRALRFLDHLLERDNMQKTEFLKALTDMWKDFDSRVLRYKVLPPLCAELRNMVMQQMILPMVLTIAESQDKDDFELSTLPALVPVFTSASGETLLLLVKHADLIISKATNEHLISHILPMLVRAYDDTDPRLQEEVLRRTVTLSRQLDMKLLKQSVLPRVHGLALKTTVAAVRVNALRCLGDLVPSLDKTGIVEILQTLRRCTAVDHSAPTLMCTLGVANAIYKQCGVEFAAEHVVPLVFPLLTAQHLNVQQFAKYILFVKDITSKIEEKRGVTVTDNGHTEVKVSPSISNGIHSKPTSGGLGQTGQMPAAKSTSWDEDWGPTKKTSAPPLSFDSSAQTKQPSKDPFDFSTQTNQPSTLPFDLSTQTKQPSTVTQVAASTIPSAQPLPSLQSLAPSSGHQTSGSCVPVDIEWPPRMSTSSDFNAPFSANKDSKSGGLSNDGVDDVDPFADWPPKPSSAASISAVERLPSTNQSISGLNTGNMGFGGSSTSLGQMKTNQVSWSAKPNNTNIMGMNSTTSYLNQGNSSLGYGNPIGGPSSGLSNAASSIAGQSIRQPKSDFGSLSQLSSGTQGPPRLAPPPSAAVGRGRGRNQGQSALSRASRTPNSNVSSEQPPFLDLL, from the exons GGGCTCTCCAGGGCGGcggaggacgcgttcctcgaccTCGCACGCGCTGACGCAGCGCGCCTCGTGCGGCTGCGTCATCCGGGCGTGCTCCACGTCGTGCAGGCGCTGGACGAGACCAAGGCCGCCATGGCCATGGTCACTGAGCCGCTCTTCGCCTCCGTCTCCAACGCGCTCGGGTGCCTCGACAACGTGGGCAAGGTGCCCAAGGAACTCAAGGGCATG GAAATGGGGATACTGGAGATTAAACATGGATTGCTACAAGTTGCAGAGACGTTGGATTTTCTCCATAACAATGCCCATCTTGCACATCGAGCTATATCACCTGAG ACGGTCTTTATAACTTCAAGTGGATCTTGGAAGCTTGGAGGTTTTGGTTTTGCTCTTTCTGTTGACCAAGCCACAGGTGGTTTGGCATCATCGCAGCAATTCCATTATTCG GACTATGATGTCGAAGATACAGCTTTACCTCTTCAACCATCTCTGAACTATACTGCACCAGAATTGGTCCGCAGTGGTGATTCTAAAGTAGGCTCTACCTGTGACATATTCAGTTTTGGATGCCTGGCTTACCACTTAGTGGCTCATAGACCACTTCTGGATTGCCATAACAATGTGAAAATG TATATGAATTCATTGACATATTTAACAAGTGAAGCCTTTTCTAATGTTCCTACTGATCTGGTGGCTGATTTGCGAAATATGCTATCAGTTGATGCAGCATCACGCCCTAGTGCGATGGCCTTCACAG GCTCTTCTTTCTTCCGGCATGATACAAGGTTGCGGGCTCTTCGTTTCCTTGACCATTTGCTT GAGAGAGATAACATGCAGAAGACAGAATTTCTGAAAGCATTAACGGATATGTGGAAAGACTTTGATTCCCGAGTTCTTCGATATAAA GTTCTTCCACCTCTTTGTGCCGAGCTACGTAATATGGTCATGCAGCAGATGATTTTGCCCATGGTTCTGACAATAGCAGAATCACAG GATAAAGATGACTTTGAACTTTCAACATTGCCTGCTCTTGTTCCAGTATTTACTTCAGCATCAGGTGAAACTCTTCTTTTGCTTGTGAAGCATGCCGATCTCATTATTAGCAAG GCCACAAACGAACATTTGATATCACATATCCTTCCTATGCTGGTACGGGCTTATGATGATACTGATCCCCGTCTGCAGGAAGAAGTTTTGCGACGAACAGTAACACTGTCTCGACAACTTGACATGAAG CTACTGAAACAGTCTGTGCTGCCACGCGTGCATGGATTAGCTTTGAAAACTACAGTTGCTGCG GTGCGAGTAAATGCTTTGCGCTGTTTAGGAGATCTTGTTCCATCGTTGGATAAAACAGGTATAGTAGAGATcttgcagactcttcggcgttgcaCAGCTGTTGACCATTCTGCCCCAACCCTTATGTGCACCCTTGGAGTTGCTAATGCGATTTATAAACAG TGTGGTGTTGAGTTTGCTGCGGAGCATGTGGTTCCTCTAGTCTTCCCATTGCTCACGGCACAACACCTGAATGTACAGCAATTTGCCAAGTATATCCTATTTGTCAAGGATATCACAAG caagattgaagaaaagCGTGGCGTGACAGTTACGGATAATGGGCATACAGAGGTAAAAGTATCGCCTTCAATCTCAAATGGGATTCATTCTAAGCCAACTTCAGGAGGCCTGGGACAAACTGGACAAATGCCAGCTGCAAAGAGCACTTCTTGGGATGAAGACTGGGGCCCTACTAAGAAAACCAGTGCCCCGCCACTCTCTTTTGATTCTAGTGCTCAAACAAAGCAACCCTCAAAAGACCCTTTTGATTTCAGTACCCAAACAAACCAACCCTCGACACTTCCCTTCGATCTTAGTACTCAAACGAAGCAGCCATCGACAGTCACTCAGGTTGCAGCATCTACAATCCCGTCTGCACAACCACTTCCATCTCTGCAATCTCTTGCACCTAGTTCAGGACATCAAACTTCTGGTTCATGTGTTCCTGTTGACATTGAGTGGCCTCCTAGAATGAGCACATCATCTGACTTTAATGCACCATTCTCAGCTAACAAGGATAGTAAATCTGGAGGGCTGTCTAACGATGGGGTTGATGATGTTGATCCTTTTGCCGACTGGCCCCCCAAACCAAGCAGCGCAGCCAGCATTTCAGCAGTGGAGCGCCTGCCAAGCACAAATCAAAGTATTTCTGGGTTGAATACAGGGAACATGGGGTTTGGTGGTAGCAGTACTTCGCTTGGACAAATGAAAACAAACCAGGTGAGTTGGTCAGCGAAACCAAACAATACAAATATAATGGGCATGAATTCAACTACCAGCTATTTGAACCAAGGCAACTCATCTCTGGGATATGGAAATCCGATTGGAGGACCGAGCTCAGGTCTCTCCAATGCAGCTAGTTCCATTGCAGGCCAGAGCATCAGGCAACCAAAATCTGATTTTGGTTCACTATCACAGTTATCCAGTGGCACACAGGGCCCACCCAGGCTTGCCCCTCCTCCATCtgctgctgttggaagagggcgtgGTAGAAATCAAGGGCAGTCAGCCCTCTCCCGAGCATCACGGACTCCCAATTCCAATGTTTCATCAGAGCAGCCACCTTTTCTTGATTTACTGTAG